From the genome of Aerococcus sanguinicola:
AAGAAAAGGCTTGCAAGGCCAAACATTTAAGAGAGAGTCAGTGACAAGGAGTAAACAATTCAAATTTGAAGCATATTTATTTAATTTCGAAATGACTTTGTGAAATGCATTTTGGAGCTTTTTGATCAAATTATCAGCAACTAGGACTTAGTGTGCCTAGCTAGCGTCTTAACTTGAGCAGTAAACTAAGTCTAGAGGCTAAAGACGGGGTCAGTTTGTAGTTAACCAAAGAGATGATGGGATAGATAGAAATTAGACTTACACATAATGAATAAATATTCATATATAAGCTAAGAAATCAGTGGATCTTGTCAGTGAGTCTTTTTATCTATTCTAGTTAACATAATATACATTATGAGAAGCGATGGGTAAATTAATATAGGCCTTCCCTTTGAAGCTAAGTTCATTTTTGTTATAATAAGTGCGAGACGATTGGGATTTAGTTTTTGTCTCAAATAGAATTTAAGTAAAGGAGTCTTATAATATTATGAACCAAGAACAGTTTGACCGTGTGAAATCAGGAGACGGTTTTATCGCTGCTTTAGACCAAAGCGGTGGTTCAACTCCTAAGGCCTTAGCCGCTTATGGTGTTTCTGAGGACCAATACTCTAGCGAAGAAGAAATGTTTGATCTCGTCCATGAGATGCGGACCCGGATTATGACGGATGACGCCTTTAATTCAGACAAGATTCTCGGGGCTATCCTATTTGAGCAAACCATGGATCGCCAAGTTGAAGGTAAATATACCGCGACTTACCTGGCAGATAAAGGGATTGTCCCCTTCCTAAAAATTGACAAAGGACTAGCTGAGATCGAAAACGGTGTCCAAGTCATGAAAGATATTCCAAATCTTGATGACCTATTAGCCCGTGCCAACGAACGTGGCATCTTTGGGACCAAGGAACGTTCGAATATCTTAGAATTGAACCCTGACGGAATTAAGAAAGTAGTTAGCCAACAATTTGATTTGGCCAAAAAAGTTATTGCTGCTGGCCTCGTCCCTATTGTTGAGCCGGAAG
Proteins encoded in this window:
- a CDS encoding fructose bisphosphate aldolase, which encodes MNQEQFDRVKSGDGFIAALDQSGGSTPKALAAYGVSEDQYSSEEEMFDLVHEMRTRIMTDDAFNSDKILGAILFEQTMDRQVEGKYTATYLADKGIVPFLKIDKGLAEIENGVQVMKDIPNLDDLLARANERGIFGTKERSNILELNPDGIKKVVSQQFDLAKKVIAAGLVPIVEPEVNIHAEDKAEIEEVLKQEILKELDQLADDQVVMLKLTLPSVDNAYKELVDHPQVLSVVALSGGYSIDEANDKLRRNEGVIASFSRALTNALRASQSDEDFHNELKTAIDTIYDASVNKEV